The stretch of DNA AGTGTTAATTTGACTTAATACAATAATATGGGTCTTTCTTATTATAGGGATTTATAATAAATCCTAAGAGCAAACTGTGCTTTTTAATAACTGGAATCTCATGTATAATTAAGGAATGTGAGAGAAAACTTAGGGCATATTGGTCAGTGTATTAATCCTCAGTAGTAGGTGTTAACTGTCTCCTAATTGAAATAGAAATGTCATATTCCAATTATTCATGCATGTGGGACAGAAGCCAGAGCAACATTATTATATGTAATAGAACACCAAATGGCAGTCTGTATGTACTGATTTAATGACTCAAAACCTCAGGACtgttacattaaataaaattttaaatattgaaagataTTAATTGGGCTGTAAtgaggttttccttttcttcatattttgaaatgatcTTTCACTGAAgacacatttattaaatgtttttttaaatgttttttttaatgttttatttttgagagggaagagagtgcaagcaggggaggggtagagagagggagacagagaatctgaagcaggctcttcactgtaagcacagagcatGATATGGGGCTTgctctcaagaaccatgagatcatgacctgaaccaaaagcaaAGGTACTGGGAAGGAAAGTAATTATTAAAGAACTCACTCTTatattatactattattttattttcaaatgttttcccaATTGTCAAAATAATTCAGTCTTCTCCAGTAAGCTTGAAAGCACGTAAAAATGTGAAGAAGGAGGGTGACCTCTCATGATCTCCATCTTACCTAGAGGATTAACATTTCCTTTGGCCtgattttctttgcatttatttccttacATACTTTAGATCATATTGCATATTCATCACATTAATTTCAGGCATATCTCCTGCTTTGAGGAATTGTTAATAAACCTCACCTCTATCAAATTTGAATTGTCCGCATTAAGAAGTGTTAATGGGGatgggaaattttaatttttcaacttttttttatagtGGAAGTGTTTGTCCCTCCTTGTGTATCAACTCCAGAATTTATCCATGCTGCTATGAGGCCAGATGTCATTACAGAGACTGTAGTGGAGGTGTCAACTGAAGAATCTGAACCAATGGATACCTCTCCTATTCCTACATCACCAGATAGCCATGaaccaatgaaaaagaaaaaaggtagagTGTATTTATAAATTTCCAGGAAAGTGGGTGAaattttttctggtatttttttccccccacatcaAGGGACATAGGAAATATACACTGTAGACTTGAGATTGATGTTATCTCTGACTAGGTATtcttaaaaactcaacaaatgaGATTGAAATAGTGTTTTAACATATTCATACTGTTTAAAAGGAGTTATAACAAGTGTTggacaaatagaaggaaaatcaGAGATTCACTGcctatttgctttctgttttaaaaaaacattttattttttgttttctctatttttaatagtCTTATATTCCCCTCTTTTGtgggcattaaaataaaaagcccaaTGCTATTTACTTTCTGTCTTAAAACACCAAGATTGCCAGTAAGTATTCTCAAGTCAGATAAACTCACCAGTGGGTAAAGAGAATTTGCACTTACTGTTTGACTCCTGCTGAAACTTCTGTTGGCGTGATCTCAGTGGGTGAGGCACAAAGCCCAGCACACCTTCAGCATCCCTAAGAGATGTAGCAACTGGGTCCTTTTCCTCTTGGGCCCAAAggtaaaacatgaaagaaatgaaaattctgtgTAAATGGCTACTCCTCTAATTCCATTTTCTACTGTATCTCTTCACATTTTagcataggaaaaaaacaaaggcaaaagtaagaaaaatttgTGTTAGAAGTAATggtggtagtttttttttttttttaatgtattagagGCATTTCAGATTGCTGTGATGTTTACGGGTCTGTGCTCATTCCTCTGAGGCACACAGTGAAGAATCAGGTTGAGTACCTTCCCTCATGTAATACATACAGATTAGCTATCTCTTGCCAGAGATATGAATGAGAGAATTCAGAAAGAATTACTTCCTgctgtaaatgtttaaaaacaaaagacatacaTATAAATAGCTCTGTTTGCCCACTTCCCATTGTAGCCTTGGCTGGCTGTATTCAAATGGGAACTATTACAATATACTTAAGAAAGTTTTAGATTTAAAAGAAGATGGAAGAGACCATGAAAAGGTGGGAATCATTTAGGGAACCAAAATGTAGTATGATATAAAACCAGGAAATAATTTGCCAATTTAACaccaattttatatatttgaaaatagatgGTCTTAATGaatgaccatttaaaaattatttataatgtatatgtaaatatatatacattatattttgtGCTTCAGTTCATTTGGGACATACTGAattaggtggatttttttttttatttacttttgagaccctgagagagagacagtgtgagtagggggaggggcagagagagagggagaaagagaatcccaagcaggtgctgctctgccagcacagagctggacatacagggctcagtctcacaaaccataagatcacgaccagTGCCAAAATCaactcagaagcttaaccaactgagccagccagatgccccaagtaggttattttttaatatcaggTCCTTCTAATATACTAATGTGTGTTGTGAATCTCCAAGAGAAGATACAGTgttctaaaaattaatttgactGGAGAACCTTGTTTCTTCCTGATGAATAAACTGTTTCTTAAGGAGTATGATTTCAGAAATACTGctttatatgaaaacaaattaagccttttggggcttttaaaaattatttaattttaagctccacacacagcatggagcccatggagcttgaactcatgaccctgagatcaagacctgagctgaggtcaagagtcggatgcttagctgactcagccacccaggccacATTCCTGGGCTAACTAACATTTTGATTACAGAAGCTATTGGGTTTTTTGGGggtcttttgttttgcttgagaCTTATTACTGATTGATTTGtacatacaaatattatttaaattgagAAATCTCTGCCCTAACAAGGAGACCagtgaattttccattttaatttttgtcagaACATACTTCTTATTGATTAGTTTTACCATAATGAATTCTGGAATATAAAActtaagtattttgaaataaaacactttaagtCTCTATTAGCTCTAAATAATCCTTGCTAATGAAGAACAGAGTAACATCAGAAATCCCAGATATAGGACAGGCACCAAATTAGTAATAATATAATCTGCAAATGTAATATGCTTGGCTATTCTCAGCCTTTTTAGAGGCTTCCCCCTCATTTACCAGGTTGCTTCTGTCAGTGCTAAGGACTGGAAACCGTGCATTTTAGCCTTACATGTTCTTTTGTATAAAGTGCcgctcttgcttttctttctgttcactgTGGATGCTGGTGTGTCTGAGAGTGCCTTATGGCAGAAgtgaggagaagcagaaggaagggcaCGCTCATTAGACATACTAAATAATtgtttggaaggttttttttttatccatataATGTACCTACACATTGAGATGGAGAAATTTGAACGCTTATGCTTAAATTCTGGTGAACTGATTGGCTCAGAGCAATGGAGTGTTTAAAATAAGACACTTTACTTTTCCTCATTTGAGCTCAAAGGGCTTCGCAGATTATCACATCATCTGCAATAGGTAGGCAAAGCTTTTTCTAACAGTCctatagaacagaaaataaagaagttgtttttttaaataatttttttaatgttttatttatttttgatacaaagagagacagagcatgagagggggaggggcagagagagaaggagacacagaatctgaggcaggctccaggctcttagctagctgtctgcacagagcctgacgcagggcttgaacccacaaacgtgagatctgacctgagccgaagccggccgctcaaccgactgagccacccaggcgccccaaaataaagaagtttATACTAGAATTTGTTTCCATTCCTGCCTTATTGGAAGAGGTTAGCAAATTGAGGCTCTGACCATATAAATAATAGGTTGGTAGTACCTGATTTGCCATATGCACTGAAATCACTGCCAACTAACTGCTATAATCTGAAATTGCAGAAGGGCTTTTAATGCTCATTTTAAATGcaactttttatataaattgagTATAGTAATCCACAAATTAGTGTCAATTTCATGAATAATGTGTTCAAAGAGTCTGCtaattatgtttctgtttttcctgttttcaatgtATGGTTTCAATCTTATTTTTTCAGTTGGCCGTAAACCAAAGACCCAGCAATCACCAATTTCCAATGGGTCTCCTGAGTTAGGTATAAAGAAGAAACCTAGAGAAGGCAAAGGTAATTTGGGGAGGGCTGTTTTGGAcctgaaatgatttttttgttttcagtcagttgacatttttgcatttgtaagaaaattatttctagtaCATGGACACGTATAAGTACAATGTTTCGTAGAAGTTCTTCATCAGGGATGTATGAACATCACCTGAGGTGCTTTCTTAATTTGTGCCCAGTCCCTACCCACTGAGATTCTGTAGCCATAGATATCCCATGGGGAAGAACAAAAAGCAGTAGGCATTTATGTTTGGAAAGGGTTGTCTTAAGTGCaggcttttttattcatttatttattttgtgaaagagcaagagtgagcagggggaggagcagaggaggagggagacagaatcccaaatagacTCTGCATctttagcatggagcccagcgcaggactcaaactcacgaaccataagatcatgacctgagctgaaatcaagagtcggacgcttagcggactgagccacctaggcttcTCCCCTTGAGTGCAGTCTAATGCACACCCTTCTTAAGGGCCGTTGTTCCTGGTGGGGAGGTATGTGTAACAGCAGTCATCCTCACATCTTCACATTGAAGGACTTTATAATGAAAACTTACTTGTGATACATAATTTTTAACTGATAGAAGTAATGCAAGAATTCTCAAGGCAAACTGGATTTAATTTCCTAGTCAACTAATTCAGTCCTGTCAGGAGTCAGAACAAACACCTAACCATATTTTTGCTTTAGAATTAGCatacatattttcattaaaaacaaaatttaacagaaTTCTCTCAATATGTTAAGTAAGTTGATTTCAGGTAATATTTTACTCATGGTTTTAGGTGTGTTCTGATTATTTGATAACcaatatttctcattttcatgaATGTTTTCTGGCCAGTGCTTAATAGCTGGATATATTTTGGTTTAATACATTCAAGTTTATTCCATCTTCAACAGGTAGTAttacatttaatttcaaataattaaagcaaaaattctctagttaaaaaaaaaaaaaatctctagtaaGTCTAccaggaaataaagacaaaaaatccATTACAAATCAAGTTACACTGAACTGTTATTTAGTCAGGAACTGATAATAATTCAATTTAGGACAGATTTACAATACTTATTAACTTATCTGTCTTTggtcattttacatttctgacaTCTTaggttttatcttttaatttatgttgtatatatttattgctgttttaaaaataattcccatCATCAGCAGTCTCCTGTAACCAAAGACCTTATGCTTAACACTGGAGAGAAACTTCGTGATGACCTGTTTTTGCCAgtcaaaatcattttttgttaaaattttggtCTTGTATTATTAAACTTGAGAGGCAGCATGGTAAATGTGAAgatgaaagattaaaaatgagtcgggggcacctggctggctcagtcggtagagcatgtgacacttgatcaTGGgattttaagtttgagccccaccctgggtgtagagattacttaaaaataaaatcttaaggggcacctgggtagttcaattggttaaatgtccaacttcagctcaggtcatgatgtcacagtgtgtgggtttgagccctgcatcaggctctgcgctgacagctcggagcctggagcctgcttcagattctgttcctctctcagtaataaacatcaaaaaatttttttttaaatttcagtcagtgtttcttctgtaaaatgtcaGTCTAAATGCTGACAGTCTGTCAGAGGCTTAATGAACTACTCTGTCTGATAAAGAAGGCTTCCCTTTGTGAattgttttccttaaaatgagATGTAGGCTTTTCAGTTTTAACTTGTGGATGGGAACTGGCGTGGAGTGGTACCTAAAGATAACCCGAGGAATGTTTATGAGTCTAGTTCAACAAACATGGATACACTTAAATCCCTACTATGTAAAAGGCATTGTCtgttattcaaaaaatttttttccagagtaAGTTCTCTGCACTTTTACTATATCAGCTTATAGGGCCTGATCATCTCCAGAtcacaaattataaaaaaaaaaaaaaaagtcccaggtACGCATCTTGACGTGGTTGAAGGTTACCTATAGTTTATACATGTTGATGCCGGTACAGTGGGGTTTCAGAGCCACAGAGATTATAATCTTGTAAAGTTGAAGGTTAATCTTATTAAGTCAAGAAATGCATACTGGTCTCAACTATGGCTTAACAAATTGAATTTTCAGAAAATtccagaatgaaaatgaaatgcctGAGGAAGAACATCAGCAGTTGTAGCCATGGCTTAATTTGGAAGCCTCCCACCTGAGAGGTTCTTCTGACGAAGGCTGTAATTTGGATCTAGATTTGATGAGAGTAAGGGGATAGTGAGTAGGAGCCTAGACATGACCCAGTGACTCCATGGTGGTGTGTGCATACTAATCTTCTTCTTCTCAGTGTTCTTTTACCAACTCTGAGGACCTCTGGCGCTAGAGGCTTATGaaggtaatgaaagaaaaatagcagcCTGAACAGCCTGTTCTTTTAAACACTGCCCACTACTTGTCTGCCCTCAGAGCtctccaaaggaagaaaaaagtgatcttttcttctttggggGATTAAGTTCCTTATCTTACCTACCTTAGTTTCTCAAATCTAAGTCTTCATGTTTTACCAATccactttattttcattcttgaaaTCCCAGCTTCTTtgtcatccattttgaatataaTTATGCATTGCCTTGTGATCTTATGTCATTTCAAACTGCTGCAGAACTTGTCATTTACTTTTACCCCCCCTCCCAACTCAATTGTAAATTCCTTGAAGGACCAAGTTTTAAATGCTCTTTTGTATCCTACTACATAGTGTGTGATGAATAAGTATTTTATTCTGCAGAAGTATCTCATTTTCAAATTCTGCTAGTATGTGATCAGATGTTGTATATAGTTAACATTTGATGAATACTTGACAAAGGAAATGCTGGAAATACTCTTCAGTATTTGTTTAAGTTCATATCTTAAGACTGAAGCACAAGCATATTTACTAACTGAATTGTTTATGCATAATGAAATCCTAATATACTGCTTGTCTTCACTGAATTGGGTATGATCAGTAGAAGGAggttagcaattaaaaaaaaaaaccctgtttttAGAGGCAGTAGCTCTTTCATTGATAATCAGATCCAAATTGGTAGTCCAGAGGTAATGACTAAAAGAATGTTTAAAGGGTCATGGGTAATTTGTACTTTATAAGACATGTACTTCAGAGTTCATGCATAAAAGtgaaccaaagaaaaatatgtttcaggGATCTTGGCCGGCTTTGTCAGTGGCGCATGTGACTCCTTATCTTGGGGTTTttggttcaagcctcgtgttgggtgtggaatactaaaaaaaagaaaaaagaaaaatgttataaaaaaaaaaaatccttggacTGATGTCCAAGTTTTGCAGATTTCATTGTGTACTGCTtgccttttcaataaataagtgCCTTTTGATGAATTTTGATCATGGAATTTGGGCTTATCGTATAATAAGCATACAGGTGCAAATTTATTTTATCCATGGTTTAAATCTGTGTATATTGATAAATAGATTGTTTGATTCAGGTTCGGTTTGTGCTATGCATTATGCATTTGCCTTTACTGAACTCAAAATTTATGATAGGGTGATGTATAGAAGTACAAAACCCAGGACCTCTATTACAGGAGTATCATGACCATAAATAggatattatttttgaaaagcagcAAACAAGTATATTAGGATTGTTATGTTATAATGAGAGACCAGTTTAATTTACGAGGCAACACAACTTGACACTGTATAAATGATTGCTTATATAGTCAAGTACTTAATGATAGACTCTTGGTATATTTGTTTTACCAGTAGTAAATGAATTTTTATCCAgcataaatatttgcttttaattatattgaagaatttttcacatcttttcactttttcaaagGAAACACAACCTATTTGTGGGAGTTTCTCTTAGATCTACTTCAAGATAAAAATACTTGTCCTCGGTATATTAAGTGGactcagagagaaaaaggcaTATTCAAGCTTGTGGATTCCAAGGCTGTCTCTAAGCTTTGGGGAAAGCATAAGAACAAGCCAGATATGAACTATGAAACTATGGGACGAGCTCTGAGGTAAGAACACTAGAGAGTGAATTTTCAAACAAAGCCTAATACATCTGGATATTGTCTTACTTGTTTAAAGAGAAGCTCTAAAAACCtctattataattttcatttgggGGATATTCTAGAGGAGTTTCTTGGATTTAGAGGTAGATAGGAAGAAAGATTTTGGTCTAGATGTCTAAAATTTCAGCATCACTGGAAACCCATTTTTGCCgaaaaatgtttttagaactATTCTTTAGTAGGAAAGTTGAAGacctttaagaaaattaaacccAAACAAAATAGTTTCCAAatggttaatttgttttttttagttcctGTGAATTTGTATAATGGATTTATCTTAATAGGAAAATTTCCCTTAAGTTTTGTCAACTTGGGAAACCCACAAAACTTTGCAATGTACACGGCTTCTTTTAATTAGGGGTGTTTGTAAATGGACACATAGTTTATGTGACAGTATTCACATACTCCAAAGATTCAGTCTTTTAAACAGTCCAGCCAGGAAGAGTTCCTTCTGGTCTCTAACAGGAACAAGTGAATGTTTCTGTTAATATGCATTCTACATGGTGTTTCTTGAGGGGTAAAAAATGTGATATACTTGATTCCCTTTACAGATATTATTACCAGAGGGGTATTCTTGCAAAGGTTGAAGGACAGAGGCTTGTATATCAGTTCAAGGATATGCCCAAGAACATAGTGGTCATAGATGACGACAAAAGTGAAACGTGTAATGAAGATTTAGCAGCAGCTACTGATGAAAAATCATTAGAACGAGTGTCACTGTCTGCAGAAAGTCTCCTGAAAGCAGCAACCTCTGTTCGTGGTGGAAAAAACTCCTCTCTAAACTGCTCCAGAGCAGAGAAGGGTGGAGCTAGAATTGTGAATATCACTTCCCCTGGTCATGATGCTCCATCCAGGTCTCCTACTACTACCGCAACTGTGTCAGCAACGGCAGCTCCAAGgtcagtgaaggaaaccattagttgtatttattttagaaagttcttTAGCAAAAGTATGtcccttttttaatgttagcAGCCTAAGAACCCactgtcatcaagacagtgatCTTGaccttttaaatgtattgtatCGTTGTTGTTAAAGTAGATGTCTCAACTAACCTGAATTGGTTTTTATAGTTCTATAGGTGGAACTTAGTGTgggcttttgttttaaaaacatatttgtttcaTGCAATTTCATACTGTAAATTGTCAGTAAACCTATGGAGTTCAAGAGTAATAGTTTTGTACATTTTAGATTTGTATTCATCTTTTTGCTCAAGAAACCTATTGTCTAACTTAACATtaaatcaactttttttaaaaatctaggacAGTTCGTGTCGCCATGCAAGTACCTGTTGTAATGACATCGTTGGGTCAAAAAATTTCAACTGTggcagttcagtcagttaatgCAGGTGCACCGTTAATAACCAGCACTAGTCCAACAACAGCAACCTCTCCAAAGGTAGTTATTCAGACAATCCCTACTGTGATGCCAGCCTCTTCTGAAAATGGAGACAAAATCACCATGCAGCCTGCCAAAATTATTACCATCCCAGCTACACAACTTGCACAGTGTCAACTGCAGACAAAGTCAAATCTGACTGGATCGGGAAGCATTAACATTGTTGGAACCCCGCTGGCTGTGAGAGCACTTACTCCTGTTTCCATAGCCCATGGTACACCTGTAATGAGACTATCAGTGCCTACTCAGCAGGCATCTGGCCAGACTCCTCCCCGAGTTATCAGTGCAGTCATCAAAGGGCCAGAGGTAAAATCAGAAGCAGTGGCAAAAAAGCAGGAACACGACATGAAAACTTTGCAGCTGGTACAAGAAGAAAAACCAGCAGATGGAAATAAGACAGTGACTCACGTAGTGGTTGTCAGTGCACCTTCAGCGATTGCCCTTCCTGTAACTATGAAAACGGAAGGACTAGTgacatgtgagaaataaaatagcAGCTCTACCACGGACTTTAGACTGTTAGTGATAATACTAACATAAATCTTTGCAAGGGAGGTCATCAAGAAGAGTCAAAAGaagactttaaaacatttttaatgcatataagaaaacaatcaaaCTTACTGGAAGTAAATTACCTATCCCATGTTTCAGTGGGAAATGAACTACATATGGAGATGCTGACAGAAAACTGCCTCTTACAGTAGGAAACAACTGAACCCATCAATAAGGAAAAGGATTGAAAAGGGACCAAGCAACTCACTACAATATCACGTTACACTAAGACTTGGAACACTAACATTCTGTAAGAGGTTATATAGTTTTCAGTGGGGAGGGGTTGGGATGGGTGATCTCATTGTTACATACAGCAATTTTTGATGCATTTTATATGCATACCAGCAATTATTACTGTGTTCACACAGAACTCACTTAACTGGTGCTACGTGAAGACTGCTAATATAGGTATTTTAGAATGTGAATTGAAAATGGATCCAAAAGCTTTTCAGAAAGATAGCAAAAAAGATctagtgcatttttttttatatcatataGCTTAAGCTGATTTAAAACAAAGGCCTTAGactaattttcagttttctttattgaaataaGCTAATGGCTTGTTTGTGTAAagcttttttattaaaagaaaaattttaaaaatcttgtacCTAGCACAGTATTGTTATAGAATTTACATGTAACATTTTATATGGTAGTTTAAGTCTGTCAGTTTCTTAATTGTGGACAAATTAACAGTTGCTCTGGCCTTTTGCTGTAACCTGCCTGTGTCACTCACTCAGCCCTGGCATCTGTGCGACATACCAGTTTCAGTTCTGCTGTCACTTGGAAGTTCAGGCTCAGCATGAAAATTTTTGTCAGGTAGCTCTAATacctggtgtttttgttttttccttc from Suricata suricatta isolate VVHF042 chromosome 1, meerkat_22Aug2017_6uvM2_HiC, whole genome shotgun sequence encodes:
- the ELF2 gene encoding ETS-related transcription factor Elf-2 isoform X6, whose product is MATSLHEGPTNQLDLLIRAVEASVHSSNAHCTDKTIEAAEALLHMESPTCLRDSRSPEFIHAAMRPDVITETVVEVSTEESEPMDTSPIPTSPDSHEPMKKKKVGRKPKTQQSPISNGSPELGIKKKPREGKGNTTYLWEFLLDLLQDKNTCPRYIKWTQREKGIFKLVDSKAVSKLWGKHKNKPDMNYETMGRALRYYYQRGILAKVEGQRLVYQFKDMPKNIVVIDDDKSETCNEDLAAATDEKSLERVSLSAESLLKAATSVRGGKNSSLNCSRAEKGGARIVNITSPGHDAPSRSPTTTATVSATAAPRTVRVAMQVPVVMTSLGQKISTVAVQSVNAGAPLITSTSPTTATSPKVVIQTIPTVMPASSENGDKITMQPAKIITIPATQLAQCQLQTKSNLTGSGSINIVGTPLAVRALTPVSIAHGTPVMRLSVPTQQASGQTPPRVISAVIKGPEVKSEAVAKKQEHDMKTLQLVQEEKPADGNKTVTHVVVVSAPSAIALPVTMKTEGLVTCEK
- the ELF2 gene encoding ETS-related transcription factor Elf-2 isoform X4, with protein sequence MTSAVVDSGGSVLELSSNGVENQEEREKVSEYPAVIVEPVPSARVEQGYAAQVLVYDDETYMMHDVAEEQEVETENVETVEASVHSSNAHCTDKTIEAAEALLHMESPTCLRDSRSPEFIHAAMRPDVITETVVEVSTEESEPMDTSPIPTSPDSHEPMKKKKGNTTYLWEFLLDLLQDKNTCPRYIKWTQREKGIFKLVDSKAVSKLWGKHKNKPDMNYETMGRALRYYYQRGILAKVEGQRLVYQFKDMPKNIVVIDDDKSETCNEDLAAATDEKSLERVSLSAESLLKAATSVRGGKNSSLNCSRAEKGGARIVNITSPGHDAPSRSPTTTATVSATAAPRTVRVAMQVPVVMTSLGQKISTVAVQSVNAGAPLITSTSPTTATSPKVVIQTIPTVMPASSENGDKITMQPAKIITIPATQLAQCQLQTKSNLTGSGSINIVGTPLAVRALTPVSIAHGTPVMRLSVPTQQASGQTPPRVISAVIKGPEVKSEAVAKKQEHDMKTLQLVQEEKPADGNKTVTHVVVVSAPSAIALPVTMKTEGLVTCEK